The following are encoded in a window of Variovorax paradoxus genomic DNA:
- the earP gene encoding elongation factor P maturation arginine rhamnosyltransferase EarP: MGTRMQWDIFCKVIDNHGDLGVCWRLACQLAAAGERARLWVDDPTALHWMAPAGCDGVQVIDWSDAEAVRRAVADSVPEVLVEAFGCDPEPELVARFAQTPSHAQAWINLEYLSAEPYVEKLHRLPSPVFKGPGAGLTKRFFYPGFTPATGGLLREPDLMARQARFDRARWLEAQQIPWREGERLVSLFCYEPPALAALLAQLAADPAPTRLLVTAGRAAHAVQACVSDRPLDGQSSLSISYLPYLSQADFDHLLWACDLNFVRGEDSLVRALWACAPLVWQIYPQDDDAHHVKLNAWLDWLGAPPALRLFHHAWNGFGDRALPPPGPLAAWRETARAARDRLLAQDDLLAQLRQLVAGKS; encoded by the coding sequence ATGGGCACGCGCATGCAATGGGACATCTTCTGCAAAGTCATCGACAACCACGGCGACCTGGGCGTCTGCTGGCGCCTGGCCTGCCAGCTTGCGGCGGCGGGCGAACGCGCGCGGCTGTGGGTCGACGACCCGACGGCGCTGCACTGGATGGCGCCGGCCGGCTGCGACGGCGTGCAGGTGATCGACTGGTCCGATGCCGAAGCCGTGCGCCGCGCCGTTGCCGATTCGGTGCCTGAAGTGCTGGTCGAGGCCTTCGGGTGCGACCCGGAACCCGAGCTCGTCGCGCGATTCGCGCAGACCCCGAGCCATGCGCAGGCCTGGATCAACCTCGAGTACCTGTCGGCCGAGCCCTATGTCGAGAAGCTGCACCGACTGCCGTCGCCGGTGTTCAAGGGCCCAGGCGCCGGGCTGACGAAACGTTTCTTCTACCCGGGCTTCACGCCCGCGACCGGCGGCCTGCTGCGCGAGCCCGACCTGATGGCGCGCCAGGCGCGCTTCGACCGGGCGCGCTGGCTGGAGGCGCAGCAGATTCCCTGGCGCGAAGGTGAGCGCCTGGTCTCGCTCTTTTGTTATGAGCCGCCGGCGCTGGCCGCCCTGCTCGCCCAGCTGGCTGCCGACCCGGCGCCCACGCGCTTGCTGGTCACCGCGGGCCGGGCCGCGCACGCCGTGCAGGCGTGTGTGTCAGATCGCCCGCTCGACGGTCAAAGCTCGCTATCAATTTCATACCTCCCCTACCTCAGCCAGGCGGATTTCGATCACCTGCTGTGGGCCTGCGACCTCAACTTCGTGCGCGGCGAAGACTCGCTGGTGCGCGCGCTCTGGGCCTGCGCGCCGCTGGTCTGGCAGATCTACCCGCAGGACGACGACGCGCACCACGTCAAGCTCAATGCCTGGCTCGACTGGTTGGGCGCCCCGCCCGCGCTGCGGCTTTTTCACCACGCCTGGAACGGCTTCGGCGACCGTGCCCTGCCCCCACCCGGCCCGCTGGCGGCATGGCGCGAAACCGCCCGTGCGGCACGCGACAGGCTGCTCGCGCAGGACGATCTGCTGGCCCAACTGCGGCAGCTGGTCGCCGGAAAAAGCTAA
- the efp gene encoding elongation factor P yields MKIAQEIRAGNVIMHGKDPMVVLKTEYSRGGRNSATVRMKLKSLIANFNTEVVFKADDKIDQIVLDKKECTYSYFADPMYVCMDTEYNQYEVEAENMGDALNYLEDGMAVEVVFYDGKAISVELPTSVEREITWTEPAVKGDTSGKVMKPAKIATGFEIGVPLFVAQGDKIEIDTRTGEYRKRV; encoded by the coding sequence ATGAAAATCGCTCAAGAAATCCGCGCCGGCAACGTCATCATGCACGGCAAGGACCCGATGGTCGTCCTGAAGACCGAATACAGCCGCGGCGGCCGCAACAGCGCCACCGTGCGCATGAAGCTCAAGAGCCTGATCGCCAACTTCAACACCGAAGTGGTCTTCAAGGCCGACGACAAGATCGACCAGATCGTGCTCGACAAGAAGGAGTGCACCTACTCCTACTTCGCCGACCCGATGTACGTCTGCATGGACACCGAGTACAACCAGTACGAAGTCGAAGCCGAGAACATGGGCGACGCCCTGAACTACCTCGAAGACGGCATGGCCGTCGAAGTGGTGTTCTATGACGGCAAGGCCATCTCGGTCGAACTGCCGACCAGCGTCGAGCGCGAAATCACCTGGACCGAGCCGGCCGTCAAGGGCGACACTTCGGGCAAGGTCATGAAGCCCGCCAAGATCGCCACCGGCTTCGAAATCGGCGTGCCGCTCTTCGTTGCACAAGGCGACAAGATCGAAATCGACACGCGCACCGGCGAATACCGCAAGCGCGTCTGA
- a CDS encoding TIGR00730 family Rossman fold protein — MNNTHNIHDKRLADAWATLQSHADRGLPLDPDPSRLAFADPEFLLRRETRGIRMQLELMKPDLEQRAHGIENTVVVFGSARFRSEDEAAALVTQAEAAGDTAVADRWRRLARNSHYYEKARTFGKLVAQYSEKKEPQDKLFVCTGGGPGIMQAANRGAHEAGGLSVGLAIALPMEEEANPYVTPALSFKFHYFAIRKMHFMMRAKALVAFPGGFGTLDELFEVITLVQTKKSKPVPIVLFGSAYWKKLIDFDFLVDEGVISPGDVKLFEYVDAPEDAWDAIKRFYKL, encoded by the coding sequence ATGAACAACACGCACAACATTCACGACAAGCGCCTGGCCGATGCCTGGGCCACGCTGCAGTCCCATGCCGACCGGGGCCTCCCCCTGGACCCCGATCCCTCGCGCCTGGCCTTCGCCGATCCCGAGTTCTTGCTGCGCCGCGAAACGCGCGGCATCCGCATGCAGCTGGAGCTGATGAAGCCCGACCTCGAGCAGCGCGCGCACGGCATCGAGAACACGGTGGTGGTCTTCGGCAGCGCGCGCTTCCGCAGCGAAGACGAAGCCGCCGCGCTGGTCACGCAGGCCGAAGCGGCCGGCGACACGGCCGTGGCCGACCGCTGGCGCCGGCTCGCGCGCAACTCGCATTACTACGAGAAGGCGCGCACCTTCGGCAAGCTGGTCGCGCAGTACAGCGAGAAGAAGGAACCGCAGGACAAGCTCTTCGTGTGCACCGGCGGCGGCCCCGGCATCATGCAGGCGGCCAACCGCGGCGCGCACGAAGCCGGCGGCCTCTCGGTCGGCCTGGCCATCGCGCTGCCGATGGAAGAAGAAGCCAACCCCTACGTCACGCCCGCGCTGAGCTTCAAGTTCCACTACTTCGCGATCCGCAAGATGCATTTCATGATGCGTGCGAAGGCGCTGGTGGCGTTCCCCGGCGGCTTCGGCACGCTCGACGAGTTGTTCGAAGTCATCACGCTGGTGCAGACCAAGAAGTCGAAGCCGGTGCCGATCGTGCTGTTCGGTTCGGCCTACTGGAAGAAGCTGATCGACTTCGATTTCCTGGTCGACGAAGGCGTGATCTCGCCGGGCGACGTGAAGCTCTTCGAGTACGTCGACGCGCCGGAAGACGCCTGGGACGCGATCAAACGCTTCTACAAACTCTGA
- a CDS encoding TetR/AcrR family transcriptional regulator produces the protein MTNSNPDDTPATARRRTKAPQTRAVALMDAAEQLFITKGIAATSIDDIAAGAQVAKGTFYLYFPSKEAMLGALQQRFVDTFCGRLQEAMDRHAPGKYRARLKAWVETGLETYLDNVALHDVVFHEYRPEDRRMRNDNVVITQLVTLLTQGDAAGVWEVEDPTLTAVILFNALHGVADDAVAMGSHANSMADRRRRARALTRFFEQALRPDDSDDA, from the coding sequence ATGACAAACAGCAACCCCGACGACACCCCCGCCACCGCCCGCCGCCGAACCAAGGCGCCGCAGACCCGCGCCGTTGCGCTGATGGACGCCGCCGAGCAGCTGTTCATCACCAAGGGCATTGCCGCCACCAGCATCGACGACATTGCGGCCGGTGCGCAGGTGGCCAAGGGCACCTTCTATCTGTACTTCCCGTCGAAGGAGGCGATGCTCGGCGCGCTGCAGCAGCGTTTCGTCGACACCTTCTGCGGGCGCCTGCAGGAGGCGATGGACCGCCATGCGCCGGGCAAGTACCGTGCGCGGCTCAAGGCCTGGGTGGAGACGGGGCTGGAGACCTACCTCGACAACGTCGCGCTGCACGACGTCGTGTTCCACGAGTACCGGCCCGAGGACCGGCGCATGCGCAACGACAACGTCGTCATCACGCAGCTCGTGACCCTGCTGACGCAGGGCGACGCCGCGGGCGTGTGGGAGGTCGAGGACCCAACGCTGACGGCGGTGATCCTCTTCAATGCATTGCACGGCGTGGCCGACGATGCCGTGGCCATGGGGTCGCATGCGAACTCCATGGCCGACCGCCGCCGCCGCGCCCGCGCGCTCACGCGCTTCTTCGAGCAGGCCCTGCGGCCCGACGACAGCGACGACGCCTGA
- a CDS encoding DHA2 family efflux MFS transporter permease subunit yields the protein MDSHSPSAAADPRRRLALVAAVYLGSFIATLDVSIVNVALPTLQRALATDLAGLQWVIDIYALCLSAFMLSAGPLGDRYGRKRAWLAGVVVFTVGSAMCAMASGLPMLLAGRAVQGVAGALMIPGALSLLAHAFPEPASRARVIGGWSSFTALSLILGPMLGGLLVDHAGWQSIFLINLPIGVLTVALGVWVLRESSHPEHAALDPAGQVLSVLWLGALTYGLIAAGEHGWGSRHAVIALVAAGVGLALFLAVEARVERPLLPLALFRDARFSVTNFASFVLGFSTYASLFFFSLFLQQVQGWSASETGWRLVPQFVATGLVASQFGRLARRFDVHTLMVAGYGLIGAAMLLLTLFSADTPYLPLALLFVALGAGAGLAVPATSTAVMASVPAQRSGMASATMNALRQGGMLIGIALLGTLMRTRATALMTESLARAGVPDASQAAVAAVSRHDLGALAALDAGTAQRLLSDALAGGFHAAMACAGVAGLVAAGLLLRVRPRATVLAAATRA from the coding sequence ATGGACTCCCATTCCCCGTCGGCGGCTGCCGACCCGCGCCGCCGCCTGGCCCTGGTGGCGGCGGTCTACCTCGGCAGCTTCATTGCCACGCTCGACGTGAGCATCGTCAACGTCGCGCTGCCCACGCTGCAGCGCGCGCTCGCGACCGACCTGGCCGGGCTGCAGTGGGTGATCGACATTTATGCGCTGTGCCTGTCGGCCTTCATGCTGTCGGCCGGGCCCCTCGGCGACCGCTACGGCCGCAAGCGCGCCTGGCTGGCCGGCGTGGTGGTCTTCACCGTGGGCTCGGCGATGTGTGCGATGGCGTCGGGCCTGCCCATGCTGCTCGCGGGCCGCGCGGTGCAGGGCGTGGCGGGCGCGCTGATGATCCCGGGCGCGCTGTCGCTGCTGGCGCACGCTTTCCCCGAGCCGGCGAGCCGCGCGCGGGTGATCGGCGGCTGGTCGTCGTTCACTGCGCTGTCACTGATCCTCGGGCCGATGCTCGGCGGCCTGCTGGTGGACCACGCGGGCTGGCAGAGTATTTTTCTCATCAACCTGCCGATCGGCGTGCTGACCGTGGCGCTGGGCGTGTGGGTCCTGCGCGAGTCGTCGCACCCTGAGCATGCGGCGCTCGACCCGGCGGGGCAGGTGCTCAGCGTGCTCTGGCTGGGCGCGCTGACCTACGGGCTGATCGCGGCGGGCGAACACGGCTGGGGCTCGCGCCACGCGGTGATCGCGCTCGTGGCAGCGGGTGTCGGGCTGGCGCTGTTCCTGGCCGTGGAGGCGCGCGTGGAGCGGCCGCTGCTGCCGCTGGCGCTGTTCCGTGACGCGCGCTTTTCGGTCACCAACTTTGCCTCTTTCGTACTCGGCTTTTCCACCTACGCGAGCCTGTTCTTCTTTTCTTTGTTCCTGCAGCAGGTGCAGGGCTGGTCGGCCAGCGAGACCGGCTGGCGGCTGGTGCCGCAGTTCGTGGCGACGGGCCTCGTGGCCTCGCAGTTCGGCCGGCTGGCGCGCCGCTTCGATGTGCACACGCTGATGGTTGCGGGCTACGGGCTCATCGGCGCGGCGATGCTGCTGCTGACGCTGTTCTCGGCCGACACGCCGTACCTGCCGCTGGCGCTGCTCTTCGTGGCGCTGGGGGCGGGCGCGGGCCTGGCCGTACCGGCCACGAGCACGGCGGTGATGGCCTCGGTGCCCGCACAGCGCTCGGGCATGGCCTCGGCGACCATGAACGCGCTGCGCCAGGGCGGCATGCTGATCGGCATCGCGCTGCTCGGCACGCTGATGCGCACGCGTGCCACCGCATTGATGACCGAGTCGCTCGCGCGTGCCGGTGTGCCCGATGCATCGCAGGCGGCTGTGGCTGCGGTCTCGCGGCATGACCTCGGCGCGCTTGCGGCGCTCGACGCCGGCACCGCGCAGCGGCTCTTGAGCGATGCGCTCGCGGGTGGCTTCCATGCCGCGATGGCGTGCGCCGGCGTGGCCGGTTTGGTGGCGGCGGGGCTGCTGCTGCGCGTCAGGCCGCGTGCCACCGTGCTGGCCGCTGCCACGCGCGCCTGA
- a CDS encoding MFS transporter yields the protein MKGSELLRVIVAQVCLHATMAGMRLATPLLALQQGYSAAAVGLLIALFALTQVFLALPAGRFADRHGLKRPLWLSVIAASGGAGLALVFPVFPVVCIAALLTGGATGATVIALQRHVGRSATDPTQLKRVFSWLAIAPAAANFVGPFLAGMLIDHAGRAPADLLAFRICFAVMAFLPLLCWLLARGAHEPPRVPPVPGAAPTRAWDLLREPMFRRLLFVNWLQSSSWDVHAFVLPVLGHDRGISASVIGSILGAFAIAAAVIRVVLPLIASRASERSVILSSTVVTAAVFAVYPLLDSPWTMGICSVILGFALGAVQPMVMSMLHQITPHARHGEALGLRLMTINASSVAMPMLFGSLGALIGITGVFWVVGGVLALGAKATWGLKL from the coding sequence GTGAAAGGTTCTGAACTGCTGCGCGTCATCGTGGCGCAGGTCTGTTTGCACGCCACGATGGCGGGCATGCGGCTCGCTACTCCGCTGCTCGCGCTGCAGCAAGGCTACAGCGCAGCGGCCGTCGGCCTGCTGATCGCGCTGTTCGCGCTGACCCAGGTGTTTCTCGCGCTCCCGGCCGGGCGCTTTGCCGACCGGCATGGGCTCAAGCGCCCGCTGTGGCTGTCGGTGATCGCGGCCTCGGGCGGGGCAGGGCTGGCGCTGGTCTTTCCGGTGTTTCCGGTCGTGTGCATCGCCGCATTGCTGACCGGCGGCGCCACCGGCGCGACCGTCATCGCGCTGCAGCGGCACGTGGGCCGCTCGGCCACCGATCCGACGCAACTCAAGCGCGTGTTCAGTTGGCTGGCCATCGCACCGGCCGCGGCGAACTTCGTCGGGCCCTTCCTCGCCGGCATGCTGATCGACCACGCCGGCCGCGCGCCGGCCGACCTGCTGGCGTTTCGCATCTGCTTCGCCGTGATGGCTTTCCTGCCGCTGTTGTGCTGGCTGCTGGCGCGCGGCGCGCACGAGCCGCCACGGGTGCCGCCGGTACCGGGCGCCGCGCCCACGCGGGCTTGGGACCTGCTGCGCGAGCCGATGTTCCGCCGCCTGCTGTTCGTGAACTGGCTGCAGTCGTCGAGCTGGGATGTGCATGCCTTCGTGCTGCCGGTGCTGGGCCACGACCGCGGCATCAGCGCTTCGGTGATCGGTTCCATCCTCGGCGCCTTCGCGATCGCGGCGGCGGTCATCCGCGTGGTGCTGCCGCTGATCGCATCGCGCGCGTCGGAACGCAGCGTGATCCTGAGCTCGACCGTCGTCACGGCCGCCGTGTTCGCCGTCTACCCGTTGCTGGATTCGCCATGGACCATGGGCATCTGCTCCGTGATCCTGGGCTTCGCGCTCGGCGCCGTGCAACCGATGGTGATGAGCATGCTGCACCAGATCACGCCGCATGCGCGGCATGGCGAGGCGCTGGGGCTGCGGCTCATGACGATCAACGCATCGAGCGTCGCGATGCCGATGCTGTTCGGCTCGCTCGGTGCGCTGATCGGCATCACCGGCGTGTTCTGGGTGGTGGGCGGCGTGCTGGCGCTGGGCGCGAAAGCGACCTGGGGATTGAAGCTCTGA
- a CDS encoding DNA recombination protein RmuC: MTELILLVLAALAVVQLVLVIWLLARRQPAPDHSEMLGVLAAMGNANERTERELRREIGENSRGARQETAQAFATFQQSLTQQGAEATRTQNAQLDAFSLQLASLQKTLADTLNTQLQGLSESNARRLAEVRTTMETQLAQLQQSNAAKLDEMRKTVDEKLQSTLEARLGESFKQVADRLEQVHKGLGEMQTLAVGVGSLQRVLTNVKTRGVFGEVQLEALLEQVLTPEQYARQIETKPRSGQRVDFAIRFPGRGDDGAPVWLPIDAKFPRDDYERLIDAHERADAAGAEAAAKALEARIRTEAKSIAENYLAAPHTTDFAILFLPVESLYAEVLRRPGLMDAIQRQHRVTLAGPTTLLAMLNSLHMGFRTLALERQASEVWKVLGAVKTEFERYGEWVARIKEQVAKASDTIDKADTRAKQMRLALRKVEALPEAQSEALLPPVADADSEGDDTP; encoded by the coding sequence CTGACGGAATTGATTCTTCTTGTACTGGCCGCACTCGCCGTGGTGCAGCTGGTGCTGGTCATCTGGCTGCTGGCCCGCCGGCAACCCGCACCTGATCACAGCGAGATGCTGGGCGTGCTTGCCGCGATGGGCAACGCCAACGAGCGCACCGAACGCGAACTGCGCCGCGAGATCGGAGAGAACTCGCGCGGTGCACGCCAGGAAACCGCGCAGGCGTTCGCCACCTTCCAGCAGTCATTGACGCAACAGGGCGCCGAGGCCACGCGCACGCAGAACGCGCAGCTCGACGCCTTTTCGCTGCAGCTCGCCTCGCTGCAGAAAACCCTGGCCGACACGCTGAACACCCAACTGCAGGGCCTGAGCGAATCGAACGCACGCCGCCTCGCCGAAGTGCGTACGACCATGGAAACCCAGCTCGCGCAGCTGCAGCAGAGCAATGCCGCCAAGCTCGACGAGATGCGCAAGACCGTCGACGAGAAGCTGCAGAGCACGCTCGAAGCGCGACTGGGCGAGAGCTTCAAGCAGGTGGCCGACCGGCTCGAGCAGGTGCACAAGGGCCTGGGCGAGATGCAGACGCTGGCCGTCGGCGTCGGCAGCCTGCAGCGCGTGCTGACCAACGTGAAGACGCGCGGCGTATTCGGCGAGGTGCAGCTCGAGGCGCTGCTCGAGCAGGTGCTCACGCCCGAGCAGTACGCGCGCCAGATCGAGACCAAGCCGCGCAGCGGCCAGCGTGTCGACTTCGCGATCCGCTTTCCGGGGCGCGGCGACGACGGCGCGCCGGTGTGGCTGCCGATCGATGCCAAGTTTCCGCGCGACGACTACGAACGCCTCATCGACGCCCACGAGCGCGCCGATGCCGCCGGCGCCGAGGCCGCGGCCAAGGCGCTCGAAGCGCGCATTCGCACCGAGGCCAAATCGATCGCCGAGAACTACCTCGCGGCGCCGCACACCACCGACTTCGCCATCCTCTTCCTGCCGGTCGAAAGCCTTTACGCCGAGGTGCTGCGCCGCCCCGGCCTGATGGACGCCATTCAACGTCAGCACCGCGTGACGCTGGCCGGCCCGACCACCTTGCTCGCCATGCTCAACAGCCTGCACATGGGCTTTCGCACACTGGCACTGGAGCGTCAGGCCTCTGAAGTCTGGAAGGTGCTCGGCGCGGTCAAGACCGAATTCGAGCGCTATGGCGAATGGGTGGCGCGCATCAAGGAACAGGTGGCCAAGGCCTCCGACACCATCGACAAGGCCGACACGCGCGCCAAGCAGATGCGGCTGGCGCTGCGCAAGGTCGAGGCCTTGCCCGAGGCGCAGTCCGAGGCGTTGCTGCCGCCCGTTGCCGACGCTGACAGCGAGGGCGACGACACCCCGTGA
- a CDS encoding 2-hydroxyacid dehydrogenase — protein sequence MSSSKPKILVARAVFPETLARLAQHFEVESNQADETWSKDQLIAKLQGKQGAFTTGSERIDAAVLDACPELKICANMAVGYNNFDVDAMAARGVLGTNAPDVLTETTADFGFALLMATARRITESEHFLRAGKWEKWSYDMFAGSDIHGSTLGIIGMGRIGQGIAKRGAHGFGMNVIYHNRSRLDAALEAECKARYVGKEELLKTADHVVLVVPYSPASHHTIGAAEIALMKPTATLINIARGGIVDDAALAVALREKRIAAAGLDVFEGEPKVHPDLLTVPNVVLTPHIASATVPTRRAMADLAADNLIAWGSGKGALTPVTPVPSAAK from the coding sequence ATGAGCAGCAGCAAGCCCAAGATCCTGGTCGCGCGCGCGGTGTTCCCCGAGACCCTCGCGCGCCTCGCGCAGCATTTCGAGGTCGAGTCGAACCAGGCCGATGAAACTTGGAGCAAGGACCAACTGATCGCGAAGCTGCAAGGCAAGCAGGGCGCCTTCACTACCGGCAGCGAGCGCATCGATGCCGCCGTGCTCGACGCCTGCCCCGAGCTGAAGATCTGCGCCAACATGGCCGTGGGCTACAACAACTTCGACGTCGATGCCATGGCCGCGCGCGGCGTGCTGGGCACCAACGCGCCCGACGTGCTGACCGAGACCACGGCCGACTTCGGCTTTGCGCTGCTCATGGCCACCGCGCGCCGCATCACCGAGAGCGAACACTTCCTGCGCGCCGGCAAGTGGGAAAAGTGGAGCTACGACATGTTCGCCGGCTCCGACATCCACGGGTCCACGCTCGGCATCATCGGCATGGGCCGCATCGGGCAGGGCATTGCCAAGCGTGGCGCACACGGCTTCGGCATGAACGTGATCTATCACAACCGTTCGCGCCTCGACGCCGCGCTCGAAGCCGAATGCAAGGCCCGCTACGTCGGCAAGGAAGAGCTGCTCAAGACCGCCGACCACGTCGTGCTGGTCGTGCCGTACTCGCCGGCGTCGCACCACACCATCGGCGCGGCCGAGATCGCGCTCATGAAGCCGACCGCCACGCTGATCAACATCGCGCGCGGCGGCATCGTCGACGACGCCGCGCTGGCCGTGGCGCTGCGCGAAAAGCGCATCGCCGCCGCCGGCCTCGACGTGTTCGAGGGCGAGCCCAAGGTCCACCCCGACCTGCTGACCGTGCCCAACGTGGTGCTCACGCCGCACATCGCCAGCGCCACCGTGCCCACGCGCCGTGCGATGGCCGACCTGGCGGCCGACAACCTCATCGCCTGGGGCAGCGGCAAGGGCGCGCTGACGCCGGTCACGCCGGTGCCATCGGCCGCGAAGTAA
- a CDS encoding sodium:proton antiporter has product MKNPLRLAAAALLPLMFPALASAAEFNGATLSPLWGVPFAGILLSIALMPLLVPSFWHHHYGKVSAAWSLAFLLPFAAIYGAPLAGAQTVHALVEEYIPFIILLTALFTVAGGIHIRGNLHGAPGLNTAILAIGAVLASFMGTTGASMLLIRPLIRANDNRANRAHVVVFFIFIVSNAGGSLTPLGDPPLFLGFLKGVDFFWTAKHILPDTLFILAVLLVLFYLIDRYYYRKEGVLPVDPTPDTKRIGFDGAINFVLLGGVVALVLISGFWKSPVTFDIYGSKMGLPGLVRDVGLIALTLLSLKITAPKVHADNQFEWGPMAEVAKLFAGIFLTIIPVIAMLKAGTQGPFGAIVAAVTRADGQPDPAMYFWATGILSSFLDNAPTYLVFFNTAGGDPVALMTTYATTLAAISAGAVFMGANTYIGNAPNLMVKAIAESRGVRMPSFFGYMLWSGAILIPLFVLTTFIFFV; this is encoded by the coding sequence ATGAAAAACCCCCTCCGACTGGCCGCGGCCGCACTGTTGCCGCTGATGTTTCCTGCCCTCGCGTCGGCCGCCGAATTCAACGGCGCCACTCTGTCGCCGCTGTGGGGCGTGCCCTTCGCGGGCATCCTGCTGTCGATCGCGCTCATGCCGTTGCTGGTGCCGTCGTTCTGGCATCACCACTACGGCAAGGTGTCGGCGGCCTGGTCGCTGGCTTTCCTGCTGCCGTTCGCGGCGATCTACGGCGCGCCGCTGGCCGGGGCGCAGACGGTGCATGCGCTGGTCGAGGAATACATCCCCTTCATCATCCTGCTCACCGCGCTGTTCACGGTGGCCGGTGGCATCCACATCCGGGGCAACCTGCATGGGGCGCCGGGGCTCAACACGGCGATCCTGGCCATCGGCGCGGTGCTCGCGAGCTTCATGGGCACCACGGGCGCCTCGATGCTGCTGATTCGCCCGCTGATCCGCGCCAACGACAACCGGGCGAACCGCGCGCACGTGGTCGTGTTTTTCATCTTCATCGTCTCGAACGCGGGCGGTTCGCTCACGCCGCTGGGCGATCCGCCGCTGTTCCTGGGCTTCCTGAAGGGCGTCGACTTCTTCTGGACCGCCAAGCACATCCTGCCCGACACGCTGTTCATTCTGGCCGTGCTGCTCGTGCTGTTCTACCTGATCGACCGCTATTACTACCGCAAGGAAGGCGTGCTGCCGGTCGACCCGACGCCCGACACCAAGCGCATCGGCTTCGACGGCGCCATCAACTTCGTGCTGCTGGGCGGCGTGGTCGCCCTGGTGCTGATCAGCGGCTTCTGGAAGTCGCCGGTCACCTTCGACATCTACGGCTCCAAGATGGGCCTGCCGGGGCTGGTGCGCGACGTGGGCCTCATTGCCCTCACGCTGCTGTCGCTGAAGATCACCGCGCCCAAGGTGCACGCCGACAACCAGTTCGAGTGGGGCCCGATGGCCGAGGTGGCCAAGCTCTTCGCCGGCATTTTCCTGACCATCATCCCGGTGATCGCCATGCTCAAGGCCGGCACGCAGGGCCCGTTCGGCGCCATCGTCGCTGCCGTGACGCGCGCCGACGGCCAGCCCGACCCGGCCATGTACTTCTGGGCCACCGGCATCCTGAGCTCGTTCCTGGACAACGCGCCCACCTACCTCGTGTTCTTCAACACGGCGGGCGGCGACCCGGTGGCGCTCATGACCACCTATGCGACCACGCTGGCCGCCATCTCGGCCGGCGCCGTGTTCATGGGCGCGAACACCTACATCGGCAACGCGCCGAACCTGATGGTCAAGGCCATCGCCGAAAGCCGCGGCGTGCGCATGCCCAGCTTCTTCGGCTACATGCTGTGGTCGGGCGCGATCCTGATTCCGCTGTTCGTGCTGACCACCTTCATCTTCTTCGTCTGA